A DNA window from Vigna angularis cultivar LongXiaoDou No.4 chromosome 1, ASM1680809v1, whole genome shotgun sequence contains the following coding sequences:
- the LOC108321709 gene encoding transcription factor MAMYB, producing the protein MEFLDEDARPRFVFQSGAVASTEPPHPDHKPTKPFLFVTISLSSVFLALSLFFLESEPFKSLLFWLALSLLIGPFAPPSLTGGDVRVGLGEVVNFPDPEPETDDDARKPPQRRSRQRRPEEVAAIGPVVSVSTAEKRGGGGGVEKVSTLVEEKDWNEEDVEVLKKQLVKNPVGKPGRWEAIAAAFGGSHGVESVIKTAKELGEKKVDDSDSYALFLKNRKALDKRVVEENGGEDSVTVDKVVENGWSSGEDIALLNALKVFPKDVSMRWEKVAAAVPGRSKAACMRRFTELKKGFRNAKAAAE; encoded by the coding sequence ATGGAGTTCCTGGACGAGGACGCGAGGCCGAGGTTCGTGTTCCAGTCCGGTGCCGTTGCAAGCACCGAACCACCGCACCCGGACCACAAACCTACCAAGCCGTTCCTCTTCGTCACCATTTCTCTCTCTTCGGTCTTCCTCGCTCTATCTCTCTTCTTCCTCGAATCCGAACCCTTCAAATCGCTCCTATTCTGGCTTGCGCTCTCTCTCCTCATCGGCCCCTTCGCTCCCCCCTCCCTCACCGGCGGCGACGTCCGCGTCGGCCTCGGCGAGGTCGTCAACTTCCCTGATCCGGAGCCGGAAACCGACGACGACGCTAGGAAGCCTCCGCAACGGCGATCCAGACAGCGGAGGCCCGAGGAAGTCGCCGCCATCGGCCCAGTGGTGTCCGTCAGCACCGCGGAGAAGAGAGGGGGAGGCGGCGGAGTGGAGAAGGTTTCGACGTTGGTGGAGGAGAAGGATTGGAACGAGGAGGATGTGGAGGTGCTGAAGAAGCAGCTGGTGAAGAATCCGGTGGGGAAGCCAGGGCGGTGGGAGGCGATAGCGGCGGCGTTCGGCGGAAGCCACGGTGTGGAGAGTGTGATAAAGACGGCAAAGGAGTTGGGGGAGAAGAAAGTGGATGATTCGGATTCTTATGCATTGTTCTTGAAAAATAGGAAGGCATTGGATAAGAGGGTTGTGGAGGAGAATGGGGGTGAGGACTCGGTGACGGTGGATAAAGTTGTTGAGAATGGTTGGAGTTCTGGCGAAGATATCGCGTTGTTGAATGCATTGAAAGTGTTCCCTAAGGATGTTTCAATGAGGTGGGAGAAGGTTGCTGCGGCGGTTCCCGGGAGATCCAAAGCTGCTTGCATGAGAAGATTTACTGAATTGAAGAAAGGGTTTCGGAATGCAAAAGCTGCAGCCGAGTGA